The following are encoded together in the Zingiber officinale cultivar Zhangliang chromosome 8A, Zo_v1.1, whole genome shotgun sequence genome:
- the LOC122010153 gene encoding uncharacterized protein LOC122010153 isoform X2, whose product MSGGGEAAGVQNVVVMRHGDRIDHLEPLWVAQAQRPWDPPLADEGRIRAWTAGKRLRDSGFPIHRVVVSPFLRCLQTAAEVVRALCCVVDDHQLLLSMETSRDAILDPSRVKISIEYGLCEMLNTTALGHNIAPEDEKWFPHISELEASLPAGTIDHSAESIYKELPQWEESVAGARNRYATVIQSLADRYPNENLLLVSHGEAVGTAVASYVENTMVYEAEYCARCHLRRNTLSSFEVLNESGHMGVFYSIAPDFSSC is encoded by the exons ATGTCCGGCGGCGGAGAGGCGGCGGGGGTGCAAAATGTGGTGGTGATGCGGCACGGCGACCGGATCGACCACCTGGAGCCGCTCTGGGTAGCGCAGGCGCAGCGTCCTTGGGATCCGCCGCTAGCCGACGAGGGCCGAATCCGGGCGTGGACCGCAGGGAAGCGGCTTCGTGATTCCGGATTTCCGATCCATCGCGTCGTCGTCTCCCCCTTCCTTCGCTGCTTGCAGACAGCCGCCGAGGTCGTCCGCGCCCTCTGCTGCGTGGTCGACGACCACCAGCTCCTGCTCTCCATGGAGACGAGCCGCGATGCCATCCTCGATCCCTCTCGTGTCAAG ATTTCAATTGAGTATGGATTATGTGAGATGCTAAACACGACAGCACTAGGCCATAACATAGCTCCCGAAGATGAGAAATGGTTTCCCCATATCTCTGAGCTTGAAGCCTCATTACCAGCAGGAACAATCGATCATTCTGCAGAGAGTATCTATAAAGAG CTGCCTCAATGGGAAGAATCAGTTGCCGGAGCCAGGAACAGATACGCAACCGTAATCCAGTCTCTGGCCGACAGATACCCCAACGAAAACTTGTTGTTAGTTTCACACG GTGAGGCTGTTGGTACTGCGGTCGCCTCGTACGTGGAGAATACGATGGTTTATGAAGCTGAATACTGCGCTCGTTGCCATCTGCGAAGAAACACTTTGTCGAGCTTTGAGGTGCTCAACGAGAGTGGCCACATGGGTGTATTTTATAGCATTGCTCCCGATTTCTCATCTTGTTAG
- the LOC122011223 gene encoding probable transcription factor MYB58 produces the protein MQSRLMRLSGGGGGGGGSSSSSNGSDSGQSSRAGCGGGSALRKGPWTAEEDEILVDYVRKNGPRDWSSIRSKGLLPRTGKSCRLRWVNKLKPDLKTGCKFSAEEERVVIELQAQLGNKWARIATYLPGRTDNDVKNFWSTRQKRLARILRTPLPPKSASTAKSTATLTTTAATTSSQGKQSLLQPPPPPPQDQYASASQILMQDPCSDHLHLFDGVEDDSGYRCMVIDLPPMPDPLSCCPSMLEFDAPPPLLAAGPEPCSLFLAASSQPDLDHHLLPQPLLGLPPDLALYQCQDPHFCDQLLPEELPFFGVKRSEQETALPPDNFFFDDLPPDMFDFIDRPPPPPPPPPTTKSC, from the exons ATGCAGAGTCGATTGATGCGGttaagcggcggcggcggcggcggcggcggtagcagcagcagcagcaacggCAGCGACAGCGGCCAGAGCAGCAGGGCAGGCTGCGGCGGCGGCAGCGCGTTGAGGAAGGGGCCGTGGACAGCGGAGGAGGACGAGATCCTGGTGGACTACGTGCGGAAGAACGGCCCCCGCGACTGGAGCTCCATTCGATCCAAAGGCTTGCTCCCCCGCACCGGCAAGTCCTGCCGCCTCCGCTGGGTCAACAAACTCAAGCCCGACCTCAAGAC AGGGTGCAAGTTCTCGGCGGAGGAGGAGCGGGTGGTGATCGAACTGCAGGCGCAGTTGGGGAACAAGTGGGCGAGGATCGCCACCTACTTGCCCGGCCGCACCGACAACGACGTCAAGAACTTCTGGAGTACCAGGCAGAAGCGACTCGCCAGGATTCTGCGCACTCCTCTGCCTCCCAAATCCGCCTCCACCGCTAAGTCGACCGCCACCTTGACGACGACGGCGGCGACGACGTCGTCTCAGGGGAAACAGAGCCTTCTTcaaccccctcctcctcctcctcaggaTCAATATGCATCTGCTTCACAAATTCTAATGCAG GATCCGTGCTCCGATCATCTCCACCTGTTCGACGGCGTCGAGGACGACTCCGGGTACCGTTGCATGGTCATCGACCTGCCTCCAATGCCGGACCCGTTGAGCTGCTGTCCTTCTATGCTCGAATTCGACGCGCCGCCGCCACTCCTCGCCGCCGGGCCCGAGCCCTGCAGCCTGTTCCTCGCCGCCTCCTCGCAGCCGGACCTCGACCACCACCTCCTCCCTCAGCCGCTGCTCGGCCTACCGCCCGACCTCGCTCTCTACCAGTGCCAGGACCCACATTTCTGCGATCAGCTCCTCCCCGAGGAGCTACCCTTCTTCGGAGTGAAGAGGTCGGAGCAGGAGACGGCGTTGCCACCGGACAACTTCTTCTTCGACGACTTGCCTCCCGACATGTTCGACTTCATCGaccggccgccgccgccgccgccgccaccaccGACGACCAAGTCGTGCTAG
- the LOC122010153 gene encoding uncharacterized protein LOC122010153 isoform X1 translates to MSGGGEAAGVQNVVVMRHGDRIDHLEPLWVAQAQRPWDPPLADEGRIRAWTAGKRLRDSGFPIHRVVVSPFLRCLQTAAEVVRALCCVVDDHQLLLSMETSRDAILDPSRVKISIEYGLCEMLNTTALGHNIAPEDEKWFPHISELEASLPAGTIDHSAESIYKEVSLSRFSLIIVYHNVFLHLFCFLQLPQWEESVAGARNRYATVIQSLADRYPNENLLLVSHGEAVGTAVASYVENTMVYEAEYCARCHLRRNTLSSFEVLNESGHMGVFYSIAPDFSSC, encoded by the exons ATGTCCGGCGGCGGAGAGGCGGCGGGGGTGCAAAATGTGGTGGTGATGCGGCACGGCGACCGGATCGACCACCTGGAGCCGCTCTGGGTAGCGCAGGCGCAGCGTCCTTGGGATCCGCCGCTAGCCGACGAGGGCCGAATCCGGGCGTGGACCGCAGGGAAGCGGCTTCGTGATTCCGGATTTCCGATCCATCGCGTCGTCGTCTCCCCCTTCCTTCGCTGCTTGCAGACAGCCGCCGAGGTCGTCCGCGCCCTCTGCTGCGTGGTCGACGACCACCAGCTCCTGCTCTCCATGGAGACGAGCCGCGATGCCATCCTCGATCCCTCTCGTGTCAAG ATTTCAATTGAGTATGGATTATGTGAGATGCTAAACACGACAGCACTAGGCCATAACATAGCTCCCGAAGATGAGAAATGGTTTCCCCATATCTCTGAGCTTGAAGCCTCATTACCAGCAGGAACAATCGATCATTCTGCAGAGAGTATCTATAAAGAGGTCTCTCTCTCCCGATTCAGTTTGATCATCGTTTACCACAATGTGTTTCTTCATCTGTTTTGTTTCCTTCAGCTGCCTCAATGGGAAGAATCAGTTGCCGGAGCCAGGAACAGATACGCAACCGTAATCCAGTCTCTGGCCGACAGATACCCCAACGAAAACTTGTTGTTAGTTTCACACG GTGAGGCTGTTGGTACTGCGGTCGCCTCGTACGTGGAGAATACGATGGTTTATGAAGCTGAATACTGCGCTCGTTGCCATCTGCGAAGAAACACTTTGTCGAGCTTTGAGGTGCTCAACGAGAGTGGCCACATGGGTGTATTTTATAGCATTGCTCCCGATTTCTCATCTTGTTAG